A segment of the Robbsia sp. KACC 23696 genome:
CACGGTCTGTTCCAGCGTGATGCGCTTGTCCTTCAGCGCCTGAAACACGATGTAGGTGGTCAGCAGCTTCGTCAGCGACGCCGGTTCGACGCGCTGATCGGCATTGCTCGATGCAAGGATCTGGTTGCTGGTGGCATCCACCAGCAACCAGGCGTTCGCCTGCACGGCGGGCGGCGCAACCTGAGCATGCGCGATAAGCGGTAACGACGGTACGGCAATCCCAAGTGCCGCGATCAGGACGGCACGGGGAGCAAAAGCGGGGAAACGCATAGAAGAGTCGAGAAAGGCTGAAAGCAACAGTTAGGAGAGCCGGGCGTAAGCCGCAAGCAAGGCGGTCGCAAGACGGGGATTTCGGGCGACCGCAAGTATTATACGCGCCACGATTCGGTAACCAAGCGCTTCAGGATATGCAGCTTGCGATGGAAAAAGTGGTCCGCTCCCGGGATCACCGTGATCGGCAACTCCTGGGGACGCGCCCACTCGAATACATTGGCGAGCGGGATCGTTTCATCCAGCTCGCCGTGGATCGCGATCGTGTCGTCGCGCACCGTCGGGACATCCCAGTTTCCGGCCGGCGTGCCCACCGCCACCAGGCGCTGGATGACGAGATCCGGCTCGCGCTCCGCCAGCGTCTTCGCGACCGCGCTCGCGACAAAGGCACCGAAAGAAAATCCCGCCAGCACGATCGGCAAGGCCGCTGCCGCGGCTGAGGTATCGGCATCGGCGTGTTGGCCCCCGGCGCGCAGATGCGCGATCAAGGCCAGCATGTCGTCCTGCTCGCCAATGCCCTTGTCATGCGTCCCTTCGCTGTCGCCGACACCGCGGAAA
Coding sequences within it:
- a CDS encoding CocE/NonD family hydrolase, encoding MQRYLIDGPTGRLEIAIEEADARTDGTAAAPRGLAFVAHPHPLFQGTMDNKVATTLARTFVQLGYRTARLNFRGVGDSEGTHDKGIGEQDDMLALIAHLRAGGQHADADTSAAAAALPIVLAGFSFGAFVASAVAKTLAEREPDLVIQRLVAVGTPAGNWDVPTVRDDTIAIHGELDETIPLANVFEWARPQELPITVIPGADHFFHRKLHILKRLVTESWRV